Sequence from the Kineosporiaceae bacterium genome:
CTTCACCCATGACGTACCCGAGACCTGGCAGGTGCTGCTCGACGCCGAGCAGGCCGGCACCGTGCGGCTCTACGACGACACCCGCGCCCACGCCCGGCACGTGGTGAGCTCCCGAGGCTGACCGCGCCTCGGACCACCCTGACTCAGAACACGCTGACTCAGACCAGGCTCACGTGGCCGTACCCCTGGTTGATCAGGTGGTTCGCGAAGGCCACGCGGGCCTGCTGGCCCCCCGCCATCACCTGGGCGAAGTCATCCGGCCGCACCACGGTCATCGGCACCATGGCGATCGGTCCCACCGGGGACGTCGCGTACGCCGCCCGACGCTGAGGTGTCACCCCGACCAGGCAGCCCAGCATGCCCGTGGCGGAGAGCACCTGTGGCGGAGCCTCGGGCACGGGCAGCTCCAGCGACACCACGCCGTAGTCGCGTAGCGGCTGGGCCAGCCCACCCATGTGGGCGACGTTCTGGGCGAAGGACTCGATGGCCTTGAACTGCCAGCTCGCCTGCAGCGTTGCGAGATCCGCTCCGACCAGGGCCGGGGTCTCGAGGTAGACCTCACAGCCCACCCCGGGTGCCGGCGGCACCACCTGTGGGTCTGGGTCCGCGAGCCCGTCGGAGGACAGGATCAGGGTGTGTGGGGTGCGTACCACCCGGTAGGTCTGGCGGACGCCGGGCCAGGCCGGTGCCCCCAGGAACATGGGGTTGACCAGGTACGAGATGCGGTCGGTGTCACTGCGCCCGATCGCGTCCCAATAGGCCTGCACCGCCGCCTGTACCCCGGGGGCGTACGGCGACTCGTCGGGCGGCGTCCCGGCCGCCCCGGAGTCCTGGTCACCGCCACCGAAACGGCCCTTGAAGACACTCATGGATCCCCCGATCGAGGTCTGTCCAGCCTCCCCGCGAGGCTTCGTGGCAGGGACCGTAGCCGATCGGCCTACTCTCGACGGTGTGTCCGCCCCACCGCCCGCTGCGCTCGGGATCTACCTGCACGTGCCGTTCTGTGCCCGGCGCTGCGGCTACTGCGACTTCAACACTTACACCGCCACCGAGCTCGGCGGCACCGGCGGGCTGGGCAACCAGGACTCCTATGCCGACACTGCGATCCGTGAGATCGATTGGGCGACAAGGACTCTCGAATCCAGCGAGGTGCGGCGTCCCGCCTCGACGGTGTTCTTCGGGGGCGGCACACCGACCCTGCTTCCGGCCGATGACCTGGCCCGGCTGCTGCACGCCGTCCGCGAGCTGATCGGGCTCGAGCCCGGTGCCGAGATCACCACCGAGGCCAACCCCGACTCGGTCGATGCCCGCTACCTCGCCGATCTGGCGGCGGCCGGCTTCACCCGGGTCTCGTTCGGCATGCAGTCGGCCACGCCCCACGTGCTCGCCGCACTCGACCGCACGCACGACCCGGCGCGGGTGGCCGCGGCGGTCGGCTGGGCACGCCGGGCCGGCCTGGCCGTGAGTCTCGACCTGATCTACGGCGCCCACGGGGAGTCCCTGGACGATTGGCGGGCCAGCCTGGACGCCGCGACCTCCCTACAGCCCGACCACGTCTCGGCGTATGCCCTGGTGGTCGAAACGGGCACGCCGTTGGCGCGACGGGTGGCGCGGGGCGAGTTGACCGCCCCCGACGAGGACGATCTGGCCGCCAAGTACGAGCTGGCGGACGACGTGCTGAGCGCGGCGGGTTACGCCTGGTACGAGGTGAGCAACTGGGCGCGCACTCCGCAGCAGGCGTGCCGGCACAACCTCGGCTACTGGCACGGCGAGGACTGGTGGGGGGTCGGGCCGGGGGCGCACTCACACCTGGCGGGTCGTCGTTGGTGGAACGTCAAGCACCCGCGGACCTACGCCGAGCGCCTCGCCGCCGACGTCTCACCGGCCGAGGGCGACGAAGAGCTGGACGACGAGGCCCGGTACACCGAGCGGGTGCTGCTCGGCGTCCGGCTGGCGCAGGGG
This genomic interval carries:
- a CDS encoding coproporphyrinogen III oxidase, with product MDPPIEVCPASPRGFVAGTVADRPTLDGVSAPPPAALGIYLHVPFCARRCGYCDFNTYTATELGGTGGLGNQDSYADTAIREIDWATRTLESSEVRRPASTVFFGGGTPTLLPADDLARLLHAVRELIGLEPGAEITTEANPDSVDARYLADLAAAGFTRVSFGMQSATPHVLAALDRTHDPARVAAAVGWARRAGLAVSLDLIYGAHGESLDDWRASLDAATSLQPDHVSAYALVVETGTPLARRVARGELTAPDEDDLAAKYELADDVLSAAGYAWYEVSNWARTPQQACRHNLGYWHGEDWWGVGPGAHSHLAGRRWWNVKHPRTYAERLAADVSPAEGDEELDDEARYTERVLLGVRLAQGLPIAALRPAGRAAVAALIGDGLVDGAAAVRGNEAQRRLVLTRRGRLLADAVVRTLLA